The window CGACCGCTTCGACCCTCAACCCCTGTGGTCGCCTGATGGCACGCGAATCTCTTACACGGAGCGGTCACGCCAGTTCTTCTCCGGCAAGTTGAAGGTTATTCCGTTCGATCAGAAGACCGGTTCCGTTACTGGCGCTGCAATCGACCTCTACATTGCCAAGAACGATCCGGGTGGTGCCTGGGCGATCAACACCGCCGCATGGTCCCCCGATGGCACCACACTAACCGTAGTCTTGCAGTCCACTGGATGGGACAAGCTGTGGCAGATTCCTGCGACGGGCGGAACTCCCAAACAATTGACCAAGGGAACCGGTGAGGACGAAAACCCGGTCTACTCTCCCGACGGACGATGGATCGTCTTCAGCTCAAATCGTGATCTAGCAGAAGAGCGTCATCTTTGGGTTGTTCCAGCTACGGGCGGCAAACCACATCGGCTCACATCGCTCGCAGGAATCGAAACGAATCCGCAGTGGTCTCCCGATAGCGCGTCCATCTATTTCTTCAGAGGCACTTCGCTACGTCCGGGAGAGATCTATGTCGCAGATGCAAACGGAAGAGGGAACCCACGTCTACTCGAGCCATCGCAGTCATCGAAGTACGAGGACCTCGGCGTCACTCCTGAAGCAGCTCACTTCAAAGGGAAAGACGGTCTTCCGCTCGCAGGAATTCTCTACAAGCCCGCCGGCTATCAGCCCGGTAAGCGCTACCCTGCCGTTATCTGGGCTCATGGCGGTCCGGAGGGGCAAGTTGTCCTCAGCTTGAATCCGTGGTCACTCTTCCTCGCTCAACACGGTTACGTCGTATTAGAACCAAACTTTCGTGGCAGTACAGGTTACGGGGAACGGTTTCGCAACGCGAATGTGGAAGACTCCGGAGGTGGCGAGATCGACGACATCGGTGCGAGTGTTACGTATCTGGTCGATTCAGGCCTGGCCGATCCAAAGCGAGTTGCCATCGGAGGCGGAAGTCACGGCGGAACAGTCGTCGCCAACGCAGTAGCCAAGTTGCCTGATACCTTCGCCGCAGGTATCGAGATGTTTGGCGTAGTCGATCGAGCGCTCTTCCTGCAGTACACCAATCGCAACTCAAAAATTCGTTGGGAGACGAAGATGGGTGGCACGCCCGAGGAGAAGCCTGCGGTGTACCGCAAAGCCAACGTGCTTCCAGATGTAGAGTCCATTAAAACTCCGCTGCTAATCCTGCACGGCGAGAAGGACCCTCAAGTACCGCCGCAAGAGTCGGCAGAGTTCGTGGAAGCCCTAAAAAAAGCCGGCAAGACATACCTATATTTCACGTATCCCAACGAAGGCCACGGGTTCCAACAACGCGATCACAGAAAAGACTCCTACGAGAGGCAGCTTGCGTTCCTCGATAAGTATTTAAAGGATCAAGCGGCAAGCCAATGAACTGAGTCCTTCAAGAAACCACTTCAGAACACTCTTCCCCATCTGAAAAAAACACGCCTTCGCGGCGTGTTTTTTTGCGAGTCCAAAACTAGTCAGCGATGCTAGGCAAATTTTACGAAGCGCATGGCTGCCGAATTCATACAGTAACGCAGTCCAGTGGGTGGCGGACCATCGTTGAAGACGTGACCAAGGTGGGCATTGCAATCCCGGCATGAAACCGCCGTACGATCCATACCAAAGGCCTCGTCATGGATCTCAACGATGTTTTCAGCCGCGATTGGCTGCCAGAAACTTGGCCATCCAGTGCCGGATTCAAACTTGGTGTCAGAACTGAAGACCGCTGTATCGCAGCAAATACAGCGATACAGGCCGCGGTCATGAAGGTTCCATGTGTTGCCCGTGTAAGCGCGCTCCGTCCCTGCGTGACGAGTCACCTCAAAGGAGACAGGGCTCAACTGCTGCTTCCACTCCTCTTCCGATTTGATCGTACGGGGAACGGTCACCTTGCCAATTCTTTTGCCTTCCGGCGAGAACTGGACAATCGTCACAGGGCCGGCGGAGACGTTATTGCCACTCGCTTCTACGGTGCCAGGCGAGCGCCGACGCAGCGACCAGAGAGCGGCTGCTCCACACACTCCCGCTGCTGATACAACAAAAGTACGACGGCTGACGCGGGTTCGCTCTGCACTCACTTCCAACTGTTCTTGTGAATTTTTATCCATGTGATCCCCTTCTGATAACGAAATATCTTTACCCAAACGTGAACGAATAAGCCTGCACTCCCGGACTCAGAAACTCGATCCGGAAGGTGCGATCCTGAACTCCACCGTGCTGGCGAATCAGTTGGTACAAACGGTCGTCCTTCACGGTGCCATAACCATCCGAGTCAACGTCCACGCCGTGATCTGCACCCGGTGCTTTGCCATCGATCGTGACGCGAAAGCGAATTGGTTTCCCGCCCTTCGCCGGACCCAAGACGAGATGTAGATCACGTGCGTGAAAGCGGTAGACGATAGCCCCCGTCGGAGAGAGCAGCGTCGCGATCTGACCAGCGTCTCTCCATTGACCGGCAAGCGCCCACTGATTCAGCGCAAGCTGATCGGGAGCTGTATAGAGTTGCGGATCATCCTGATTGAGCCCGCCAGGAGAGGCGAAGTTTTGTGCGCGCTCGTAGCCAATATAAGTCTCAGGTGATTTCACATCGTCCGAGTCCGGCGGAGCCTCCGTGCCGCTCGCGGCAATCTTTGTTGCACTGCCCGGCAGCGGCCGATGATTGGCTTCTTCGAGAAGAGTTCGAATCCACTGCTCGGCCTCCTCGTAGCCCCCTTCACCAAAGTGATGGAAGCGAATATGGCCACTCGCATCAACAAAGTAGTCTGCGGGCCAATACTCGTTGTTGAAGTTGCGCCAGATGGCATAGTTGTTGTCCATCGCAACCGGGTAGGAGATCCCGAGATCGCGAACGGCTTTCCGCACATTGGATTCGTCTTTTTCAAACGGAAATTCAGGAGTGTGGACGCCGATAATGACAAGGCCGCTGTCCTTGTACTTGTCATTCCAGGCCTTGATATACGGCAAAGTGCGCAGACAGTTAATACAGGAATACGTCCAGAAGTCCACGAGGACCACTTTGCCGCGAAGCGACGCAGGCGTAAGCGGCGTCGAATTAATCCACGCCGTAGCTCCAGAGAGTTCAGGCAGCGGTATTAACGCAGACTTTGCCTTGTCGCTACCACCAGCGGCAGACTTCATCTGCTGATTTCCTGCCATCATCTGGTCTTTTCCGGCCATCATCTGATCGTTGCCCGCCATCATCTGATCATTCGGAGCCATCATCATCTGGTCGTTTGAAGCCAGAGCCTGCTTGCTTCTCGGATGAAGTCGGTCGACCAGCCGCTGTTCAAGATTCGAGGTACTCGCAAGGGAGAGGCGCGTGAGAACGCCGCGGTCCAGACCAAACGCAACAGCGACCACACCGGCAAGAACAGCAACACCGAGAATACGCCGAACCCACTCTTCGGCTCCCAGGGAGCGTTTCAAAGCGCCAAAGACGCGCCCTCCCGCAAACAAAGCAATCGAAAGGGAAGTGGCTGCTCCGGCAGCATAGGCAAGAAGAAGCAGCGCAGTATGCGCGCTGGCACCACCAAGAGCCGCGCCAGTCAAGATCAGGCCGAGGATCGGCCCAGCGCAAGGAGCCCACAACAATCCCGTTCCAACGCCGAGAAGAAAGGAGTTGGTTACGCTGGGTCCTGCATCCGAACTCTGAAGCTTGCTCCCGAGTCGAACCAGTGGCCGCAAAAGCCGCTCTGCGAGCGAAGAAAAGAGCAGCGTGAGGCCGAAGATGCCAAAAAGAGCGAGTGCGGCGCCCCGGCCGAACTGATTGGCCCGAACCGCCCAGCCTCCACCAACAGTCGCCAGGCTGGCAACAACCGCGAATGTAACCACCATGCCCGCCAGCAACGGCAATCCGCTCTTACGAAAGGGCTGATCCGCGCGCGCAAAGACGAAGGGAAGAACCGGAAGGATACACGGACTCAAAATGGTGAGTACTCCACCGAAATACGCCAGGAACAGCAAAAGCATGACCTTCACCTACTCCTTCAATCCTGCATCTTCTTCATTCCGATAGTGATAGGTTCTCATGAACCGAACGTATCCAGAATTGTATCGGGCGTGGCATTCGCACGCGGGCAGATTCCCTGATCATGAGACTACAAAAGAGCACTTAAAGTTACGGCCGCTCCTCTTCGGGCATGACCCGCTAGTCCGGGTGCGCTTCGATATAGCTGCTGACAATGCCGGCCACTTCTTCAAGAAACGCCCGGTCGACGCCCGTAAACGCAGCGAGATCGTGGCTGTCGACGTCGATCTCTCCAACGATTCTCCCCTTCACAGAGATAGGAACAACAATCTCAGACCTCGTTTTGATGGAGCACGACAGATACCGTGGATCAGAGTTCACATCATCAACAATTACGGTCTCCCCCGTCGCCACCGCGGCTCCGCAGATGCCCTCGGTGACCGGAATGCGGATGTGCGGAGTTGGATCGCCGACAAACGGCCCAAGGACCAGCATTCCGGCATCGTCGGGATCGAGCATATAGAAGCCGGTCCAGTTGTAATAAGAGAGGTGCTTTGCAATCTCCGTCACGATGCTCTGCTGCAAGGACTCCAGAGAAGGCGCGCCCGAAGCCACGCGGCGCAGTCCGGCGAGAATAGCGATCATCTCTTCTTTAAGAACAGGGGCGGTAGACATAGCTGGATGCAGTCGCGGGATATATCGTTCATAGTCGAACGCGACACCCGTCTCATCGATTCTAGCGAAACTATCTGATTCAAAAGGTTGGCCGATTAAGATTTGCGAAATCACCAAATCTACCTATTGGCGCTCGCGAACTTTCGCTATAATTCCACCGTCGATCCTGACCCTCTGTCTTCTGTCGCTCTTGCTACGATCGGATCCCATCTGGTTTGCTCTATCAGAACTTCTCAGCACTAGTAGCAGCACACCGCTCCAGCCAGGTCACTACGAGGAAAAAACATATGCGTTCGCCGGTCCTTCTTCTACTTACTGCAATGGTTTTCGCTGGCTCAACACATTTGAGTCGAGCGCAGGCGCATGACAGCGTCGCCCCCACATCACCCACGGTTCATCCGCAAGCCATCGGAGGCGCCATCACCGCCTCCGAGATCGCTCTCGATGGCCCGATCACCGAAGTGGTCACGAAGCAATCCGCAGGTAGCCCCCAGGGCACGCATCTTCTTGTGCGGGGTTCGATGCAAATCGTCGACGTCAGCGTAGGACCGTATCTCTCTTCTGACATCACTCGGAATATCGTCGAGGGATCTCAAATCCACGTTACCGGCGTCATGCAGACAACAGCCAAAGGCAAGACCTACCTGATGGCCCGGCAGATAGTGCTGAACGGACAAACCATCATCATACGCAACGAAAATGGATTCCTCGTTCGCTACCGGTCGCAGAATCCTCAAAGTGACTCCAGGCATGCAGGCACCGCGCAGGCAGGAGGTGTCAATTGAAGATCCGTCACATGTTCAACCTCGCCTGCCTCACCTCTCTCGCGTCCCTTCTTACAGCCTGCAGCGGTGGCTCAAGCTCTCCACCAACTCCACCTGCAATTTCGGTGGCCTTCGCGTCTCCGGCCCCGACAACTCTCGCTGCCTCTGCCACCGCAACTCTCACAGCAACCGTAACCAACGACAGCGCGAACGCTGGCGTAACTTGGTCGGCAACCTGCAGCACCTCTCCATGCGGTACTTTTAGTTCCGCATCTACAGCAAGCGGCGCCCCTACAACGTATCAGGCTCCTGCTGCCGCCGGTACCGTCACAGTAGTTGCCACTTCTGTCACGGATAAGACAAAGTCAGTACAAGCCACAATCACAATTACTGCTGCTCCGCCTGCTCCAATTCAAGTCGCTCTTACTCCCGCGCCACCGAAGACACTCCTTCTAGCTTCAACCCTGAGTCTGGTCGCAGTGGTGACCAATGACAGCGCGAACGCCGGCGTGACGTGGTCCGTAACCTGCGGAAGTTCACCGTGCGGCAGCTTCAACCCCGCTGCGACCGCAAGCAATGCCGCTACCACCTACACTGCCCCAACTGCGATTCCAACCAACAACACTGTGACGGTAATAGCTACGTCAGTCACTGATAAGACCAAATCGGCATCGGCGACGATCACGATCACAAACATCCTCAGTGATGGAACCTATGTCTTCCACGTATCGGGCGACGATGCAAACAGTCAGTACTTCCTCGCGGGTGCCTTCAGCGTAAAGGGCGGCCTCATAACGGGTGGCGAACAGGACTTCCTTGACTCCACCTTCGGACAGAACGATCAGTTGTCGGCCTCCGGTTCTAGCCTTGCCTTCACCGCCGACGGCAACATTCAGATAACACTCAACACTGGCGATGCGACCATCGGCGTCAACGGAATCGAAACTTTCAACGGGTCAGCGGTCTCTCCATCGCGTCTTCTGATCAGTGAGTCGGACAACTTTGCCTCAGGAGGAGGCTCCGTCGATCTACAAACCACCGTTGCAACTCCAGCCGGAGGCTACGCCTTTGCCGTCCTGGGAGCAGATAACCAGAACCCACAACAACCGCTGGGTGTTGGAGGGATCCTCAGATTCAACGGGACATCTCTCGACACATCAGCCAACAGCGTATTCGACTGCAATGATTCAGGAGTGCCAGCTCTCGGTCAGGCCTTTACAGGCGGCTCAGTTACCGCGCCTGACGGTTTTGGTCGCGTCACCATAACTCTGAATCCAAGCTCCGCATGCACGTTGATGCAGATGGTCTTTGGCGGCTACATCATTGGGCCGAATCAGATCCAACTAGTCGAAGCTTCGGGGGATACCTTCAACGGAACTCTCGGAGGTATGGCTCTCGGACAGGGCACCCACGCAGGACAGTTCAACACAAATAGCGTTGCCAATACCGCATATGTGTTTTCAAGTTTTGGAGCTGATGCCAACGGCGTCGTCACAATTGCCGGTGGATTCATCTTCAACACAACTGGTCCGCTGTCAGGCGACTTATCCATCAACGACCTTAACGCCTTTGGAGGCAACACAATTAACGGAGGGTCGTTTGCTGTCGATCCCACAGGAAGAGTCACACTAACCAATGTCGCAACTTCGGGAAATGCCAACACCAATCCGCTTACTCTCCAGTTCCAGCTTTATCTGGACGGAAACGGTAACGCGCTGGAGCTTGGCGTTGACAACGTTCAGGTCACAAGCGGTATGTCGTATCTACAAACTACCGGTAACTTCCCCGGCCCCGGAAACTCGGTAATGTTGGCTCAGGGATTTGTGCCTGTATCCACTACATCACTTGCAAACTGGAGCGCGGCTGGTCCTATTACTCTAACGACGAGCACCTTCGCCGGTTTTGTCGATTACAACGTGCAAGGGGGGCCTCAAACACCCAATCAACCTGTGAATGCAACACTAAACACCACAAATGGCTCCTTCACCCTCGGCGGACTCGATCCGAATTTCGCTACAGACGGATTCGGATACTATCCAATCGACGCTTCAAGAGTGCTTGGCATCGAAATAGATGACAATCAACTCGGTCTTTTGCAGATCGAAGGCATACCTACGAACTGATACAGCCGGCGCAAAGCGAATGCCCATATCTCAAAAAGAGATATGGGCATTCAGCTGGCGGCCATATCGAATTATGTAAAGACGGGTGCTCCATATCTCGATTCTGAGATGTGGGCATTCGCGCCACACGCGAACCGCACTCCTCACAGATAGCTCGCTAAAAGCGATCCGCAAGCGGACTTTGAAATATCAGATCAAATAACCAGACACGGTGACGAAGAGCGTACCCGTGGAGCCGCCGGGGCTAGCCCCTGAGACGGAGATAGTCGTGCCTGGGTCAGCATAAAGACGCACCGCCTGCATAGCGACATAAAAATCGTAGTTGGTAGAGGGCTCAGTGTAGGCATAGGTCAGTGGCACAAACAGACTGACGTTCTTGCCCCCACAGGTGTAGTTCACAAAGGCCTCGAGTTTGGTGCCCGGCGGAGTCACGTCCAGCTGAAGACTCAGGGTCTCGACGACGAGATGCTTCCCCGCTGGAACCGCGATCGCCGGTGACCCCGTCTCTCCGTAAGGATCTGCCGGCTCTCCCGGAACAGACGTAACCGCATTAACAACATCCACCTTGTTCATCACTCCTCCTTTATTGGTAGGTCCACTGCATCACTCAGCGTGAGGCGACGTGCCCTTCACCCTCCTTGCAAGCCCACGACAGAGGCTCAGCTAAATCAAGCAAATGACGACAGTAAATCTCACAAATAACGTAAAGAAGAGATTGAAGGATTGAGGAATGCCTCACAAAACAGAAACTATCTTCGTGTCCTGGTCGCACCACCATACCAACTACCACGTCACCACTCCCAAAACAGGACATTATCAAAAATAAAACCCAAATCTCCGTCTCATGGTTTGGCCCTCAAAAAGTGAACGTCAAAGCACCACAGTCACCGCGCAAACACTACAACTTCATCATCAAACTACCGCGTAAAAGACACTCGACTTTCGCAAACTCCCCAGCAAAACGTCACAAACTGACCCGCATAGAAAAGTTGAATGTGCTGCCTCCAACTCGTCACCGGTAGTCTATACAAATTTGCTTGACCAAACTCACAACAATAGTTTAACTTTGCACGCGTTCCGCACATCAGCGAAAGTTGGCAGCGAAAAGCAAAAAATCCAGCAAATTCGCCAAAGTTTGTTCGCGGAGACCGCGCACCACCCTGGCAAGCTAGATATTTATTTCATCTTTTGGACTCGTACGACGCACCATAGATTCGATGTCCGCACTAATTACAGATTGATAAAGTACGCACTTTGAACGAAGAACATTTTGGAGAAGCCAATGACTAACAAGAATCGTAATAAAAACTGCCCCGGGCTGCAGAAGTGGTTGTTTGTAGTAGCTACGTTGATTGCATGTGTTTCATCGTTAAATGCGCAGCAGATTACCGGCTCCATCACCGGTACCGTGAAAGATCAGCAGGGCGCCCTGGTAACTAACGCCGACGTCAAAGCATCCAATGTCGAAACCGGCCTGATGCGATCAGCCAGGACGGACAGCGACGGCGCATACAACATCCAGTATCTTCCGGTCGGCGAATACTCCGTTACCGTGAATGCGCCCGGCTTCGAAAAGTTCGTACAGCAACATCTCACCATCACGGTAGACCAGGCACAGGCGTTGAACGTCGTTTTGACGGTCGGTGCCGAGAGCCAGACCGTAGAGGTCAGCACCGCGCCGCCACTGGTGAACACCAGCACCGCGGAGCTTGGCCGAACCGTCTCGCCTGAAGAGATTAATAACCTGCCGCTGACGACCAGAACCGCATATGCGGAGATGTCCCTGACGCCCGGCGTGCAATCCAACAGTGCGAGCAACAGCCAAAATACTCCAAACTTCGTACTCGGTGTTCCCTCAACGCAGGTCATCATCAATGGAGGAGTCGACGGAGGCGTCCCCATGGTGAGCTTTTACCTGGACGGCGGCATCAACATGACCGGATTGCGTAACTATGGCAATCCCTTGCCCAATCCCGACGCGCTCGAAGAGTTCCGTGTAGAAACCAGCAACTTTGCAGCACAGTATGGTCGTATGTCGGGTGGCGTCGTAACCGCCGTCACGCGCTCGGGAACGAATCGATTCCACGGCTCTGTGTTTGAATTCTTTCGTAACACCAATATGAACGACACGCCGTGGGGCACTCCTGTAGGAACCTCGAAGACGCCTTTTCACAGAAATAATTTTGGCGGCACCATCGGTGGTCCGATCGTAAAAGAAAAGGCCTTCTTCTTCTTCAGCTATGGCGGTTTGCGGCAAACAGTCGGAACGCAATATACCGGCGCAATTGTGCCTACATCGCTCGAGCGCATCGGTGACTTTACCCAGTCGAAGGTTATCCCGAACTTGCCTGGTACCAAGACTCCTGTCAAAGGCACAAATACATCCGTCAATTGCACAGTCGCCACCGTGGGATGCGTTCCACTCGACTTGCTGGATGTGACAGCCGCAAACCTTATGAAGACGTACGTCCCGCTGCCCAATGCTCCGACCGCCACCTCACCGGGTGGTTATGTAGGAGTCTTTAGCAGCCCCACAAATCAGGACGAGTATCTAGGAAAATATGATCAAGTCTTGTCCGACAAAGACCACCTGTCGGTAAGTTACTTCTACCTCGATACCACCCAGGGCGCATTCGGTGGGTCCTCCAGCACCTCGCAGATTCTGTATTCGGTCAATCAATCATTTGCAAAACAGCAGAACGCCAACGTCAGCGATATCCACACCTTCAACGGAACAACAGCGAATCAGGTTTGGCTGACGTATACCCGAGTTGCCGGCGGTCGCGTGAACCTGCCGGCGGTCTCGCTCGGCGATTTAGGGTCGAGCTTCACAATTCAGGGCCCCAAAGCCCTTCCGCAGTTAGCCATCTCGGGCTACTTCAACGCTGGAGGAGCCTTGGCCGGACCGGTCAGTACAACCGACTTCTACGCTCTTCGCGATGTAGTCAGTTTGACCAAAGGCAGACACACCCTCAACATCGGCGGCGAAGTTTCGCTCGAAAAGGATGCGATTGTCGGCAACCTGTATAACTTTGGAGTCTTCAACTTCCAAACCTCCGCCCCCACAACCACAGGCAATGCACTGGCAGACTTCGTTACTGGCCAGGTCTCGACGATGGAGCAGGATACTCCTTACCATGGGCTGCTGAGTACTTGGTACTACGCAGGCTTCATTCAGGACAGCTACAAAATTACGCCGCGCCTCACAGCGAACCTCGGTTTGCGGTACGACCTGGAGCAGTCTCCCGTCGAGTCGTCGAATCTCACAGCTGCATTTGTCCCCGGCATTAAATCGACAGTCGTTCCCAGTGCGCCAACCGGAGTTCTCTTTCCTGGTGACTCCGGTATCCCGCGAGGAATCGCATCCACGCAAAATACACACTTCTCCCCGCGTGTTGGTATGGCCCTTGACCCATTCGGCGACGGTAAAACAGCAGTCCGCGCTGCTGCTGGCATCTTCTACGGCAGCGTCTCCGGCAACGAATGGAACCAGCCGGCAAACGCTCAACCATTTGCCGTCCGTCAGACGTTCAGCTCCATCACGTCTTTTAGCAACGTCTACGCAAATCCGGTCTCCTTTCCGAACGGAGATCCATTCCCCTATACCTACAATCCGGCCAGCCCGCGATTTCTTCCCGCAGCGAGCGTAGAAGCGATCAATCCAAAGTATGTATGGCCCGTCTCCTATCAGTTCAACGTGGCCGTCGAGCAGCAGTTGCCTCTTGGCATCAGCATGCAGACTGCGTACGTCGGCAACCTGGTGCGTCATGTTCCCTTCGCGCCGGATGCAAACAATCCGGTATGGGCTCCAGGAGCCACAACCTCCCAGGCCAGCATCAACGCTCGTCGGCCCTATGACCCGGGCGTCTTGGGTCAGGTGATCTATATCGATTCCAGCCAGACTGCGAACTATAACTCGCTTCAGGTCTCTGCGCGCAAGCCGCTCACCCACAACCTGATGCTAAATGGCTTCTACGTCTGGAGCCACTCAGTCTGGAGCGCCAACTCGAGCGCAATCGGCATCGCAACCGCACAGAACTTCAGCGCTCTTAACGAGGAGCGTGGCCCATCCGACCAGGACCGCCGGAACATGGCCAGCATCTCCGGCATTTGGAAGCTCGATTACTACAACGGACCGAACCGCTTCGCCAGGGTTCTGACGAATGGATGGTCGATCTCACCCATCGTCAGCCTCAACAGCGGTCAGCCGTTCACCATCACAACAGGATCCGATAAGAATGACGACAGCTACAACAACGACCGGCCCAATCTTGTCGCTGGGGTAAGCCCATTTCTCGATCCTCACCGTAACCGCATCGCCGCTGCACAAGCATGGTTCAATACCTCCGCATTTATTGCCAATGGCCCTGGAGTTCCAGGAGGAATTGGGCCAGGGGGAGCTGACGGCAACACGCCGCGCGACTACCTGCGAGCGCCAGGTTACCGGGATATCGATTTAGGGATCTCCCGTGACTTCCGCTTTGAACGTGGAATCGGTTTGCAGTTCCGTGCTGATGCCACCAACGCGTTCAACATGGTCAGCCTCAACGCTCCGACCGCGACCCTGTCCTCTTCAAATGATGGCAAAATCACGGCGGCTGCTACTCCACGTCTGATTCAGATAGGAGCTCGGATTAGCTTCTAGTCTCTCGACGGCGATGCATGGGGCCAACACCGATCTCTGTTGAGATCAAGTGTTGGCCCCTCTTAGTTTGCGTCTTCCGCACCCCCCAGCAAAACACAAAACCACCCCCCCAAATACCGTTCCCCGAAAACAGTACTCGTATAGCGATCGAGTAATACTCAGGATTGATGGGACGAGAGGTACATCGAAAAGAGGAGCCGTCTTACCGTGGAGTTCGATCACGAAGCAAACGAAAAGGTCGTATCAAGTAATAAAGCGGTGATAGTGGCCCCCGCAGAGAAACAGCAGCCCGATCATGCTCGTTTGGTCGCAGATAATCAAACGACATCACCATTCTTATCCGGTCGCGAAATCCAAGCAGCTTGACGTAATAAGGCATCCCGCCTTCGGGCGCACTTCCTGGTGCATCAAATAAATTCTCCACGATATATTGCGTTAGCTTACGAACCGTGGCGTCCGACTCAAAGCGACGCAGGACAGCGTGGGGAACCTCCGCATCCGCAAATCGATTCGCAAGGAGTACCCCCAAAGCAAGCGATCGCCACAGTCCCGTCTTGCCGGCTTCTCGAACGACCGCGTTCCAATCGAGACCGGGTGATGAGGCCAGCAATTGCGCGACGTCACAGATCCAGATAAGCCTCGACCACACATGCTTACTCCCATGCATGCAAAGCACCAGAAGAGTTATCTCGGGACTCATGTTGGGAACTTCGGCGCCAGCCACTATCACGGTTCGCCGCAACGGCCATACCCAATCCATCCCAAGATTGCGCCTGAATCTTGGCTGCGTCAGCACAAGCCTCCAACGAATTTCAAGCACCATTCCATCTGCTTGCCGCTCGAAATGATATTCGTAACAATCTTCAAAGGGTGTACCGTCTGCCTGCGTCTGCGTTTTCAGTTCGTAGCCCCTCTCCTTAATAAGAGACGTGGCCTTCGCAAGGTGC is drawn from Edaphobacter lichenicola and contains these coding sequences:
- a CDS encoding S9 family peptidase gives rise to the protein MKKLSIAFSMLLVPGVLLAQSERLTIDDLLSAGLRRGGSEQLSPDGKYFAKEESGQIALVPVNGGPAKVITSSPKPKSELQWSHDGKHIAYISEGDVWTVPSNGGESKRLTHDPAGPGDPRGATDHHPHWNPNGHWILFESGRKGFNELYVVSEDGTQEKLLAATEIYTGSDVIANTAADHGDAVSSDRFDPQPLWSPDGTRISYTERSRQFFSGKLKVIPFDQKTGSVTGAAIDLYIAKNDPGGAWAINTAAWSPDGTTLTVVLQSTGWDKLWQIPATGGTPKQLTKGTGEDENPVYSPDGRWIVFSSNRDLAEERHLWVVPATGGKPHRLTSLAGIETNPQWSPDSASIYFFRGTSLRPGEIYVADANGRGNPRLLEPSQSSKYEDLGVTPEAAHFKGKDGLPLAGILYKPAGYQPGKRYPAVIWAHGGPEGQVVLSLNPWSLFLAQHGYVVLEPNFRGSTGYGERFRNANVEDSGGGEIDDIGASVTYLVDSGLADPKRVAIGGGSHGGTVVANAVAKLPDTFAAGIEMFGVVDRALFLQYTNRNSKIRWETKMGGTPEEKPAVYRKANVLPDVESIKTPLLILHGEKDPQVPPQESAEFVEALKKAGKTYLYFTYPNEGHGFQQRDHRKDSYERQLAFLDKYLKDQAASQ
- the msrB gene encoding peptide-methionine (R)-S-oxide reductase MsrB, which translates into the protein MDKNSQEQLEVSAERTRVSRRTFVVSAAGVCGAAALWSLRRRSPGTVEASGNNVSAGPVTIVQFSPEGKRIGKVTVPRTIKSEEEWKQQLSPVSFEVTRHAGTERAYTGNTWNLHDRGLYRCICCDTAVFSSDTKFESGTGWPSFWQPIAAENIVEIHDEAFGMDRTAVSCRDCNAHLGHVFNDGPPPTGLRYCMNSAAMRFVKFA
- a CDS encoding cytochrome c biogenesis protein DipZ, giving the protein MLLLFLAYFGGVLTILSPCILPVLPFVFARADQPFRKSGLPLLAGMVVTFAVVASLATVGGGWAVRANQFGRGAALALFGIFGLTLLFSSLAERLLRPLVRLGSKLQSSDAGPSVTNSFLLGVGTGLLWAPCAGPILGLILTGAALGGASAHTALLLLAYAAGAATSLSIALFAGGRVFGALKRSLGAEEWVRRILGVAVLAGVVAVAFGLDRGVLTRLSLASTSNLEQRLVDRLHPRSKQALASNDQMMMAPNDQMMAGNDQMMAGKDQMMAGNQQMKSAAGGSDKAKSALIPLPELSGATAWINSTPLTPASLRGKVVLVDFWTYSCINCLRTLPYIKAWNDKYKDSGLVIIGVHTPEFPFEKDESNVRKAVRDLGISYPVAMDNNYAIWRNFNNEYWPADYFVDASGHIRFHHFGEGGYEEAEQWIRTLLEEANHRPLPGSATKIAASGTEAPPDSDDVKSPETYIGYERAQNFASPGGLNQDDPQLYTAPDQLALNQWALAGQWRDAGQIATLLSPTGAIVYRFHARDLHLVLGPAKGGKPIRFRVTIDGKAPGADHGVDVDSDGYGTVKDDRLYQLIRQHGGVQDRTFRIEFLSPGVQAYSFTFG
- a CDS encoding GAF domain-containing protein, whose protein sequence is MSTAPVLKEEMIAILAGLRRVASGAPSLESLQQSIVTEIAKHLSYYNWTGFYMLDPDDAGMLVLGPFVGDPTPHIRIPVTEGICGAAVATGETVIVDDVNSDPRYLSCSIKTRSEIVVPISVKGRIVGEIDVDSHDLAAFTGVDRAFLEEVAGIVSSYIEAHPD
- a CDS encoding autotransporter outer membrane beta-barrel domain-containing protein, with translation MKIRHMFNLACLTSLASLLTACSGGSSSPPTPPAISVAFASPAPTTLAASATATLTATVTNDSANAGVTWSATCSTSPCGTFSSASTASGAPTTYQAPAAAGTVTVVATSVTDKTKSVQATITITAAPPAPIQVALTPAPPKTLLLASTLSLVAVVTNDSANAGVTWSVTCGSSPCGSFNPAATASNAATTYTAPTAIPTNNTVTVIATSVTDKTKSASATITITNILSDGTYVFHVSGDDANSQYFLAGAFSVKGGLITGGEQDFLDSTFGQNDQLSASGSSLAFTADGNIQITLNTGDATIGVNGIETFNGSAVSPSRLLISESDNFASGGGSVDLQTTVATPAGGYAFAVLGADNQNPQQPLGVGGILRFNGTSLDTSANSVFDCNDSGVPALGQAFTGGSVTAPDGFGRVTITLNPSSACTLMQMVFGGYIIGPNQIQLVEASGDTFNGTLGGMALGQGTHAGQFNTNSVANTAYVFSSFGADANGVVTIAGGFIFNTTGPLSGDLSINDLNAFGGNTINGGSFAVDPTGRVTLTNVATSGNANTNPLTLQFQLYLDGNGNALELGVDNVQVTSGMSYLQTTGNFPGPGNSVMLAQGFVPVSTTSLANWSAAGPITLTTSTFAGFVDYNVQGGPQTPNQPVNATLNTTNGSFTLGGLDPNFATDGFGYYPIDASRVLGIEIDDNQLGLLQIEGIPTN